A window from Pseudomonas moraviensis encodes these proteins:
- a CDS encoding carbohydrate ABC transporter permease — MSKKKLIPLLVYILFLLVPIYWLLNMSFKSNTEILGGLTLFPQDFTLANYKVIFTDPSWYTGYLNSLYYVSLNTVISLSVALPAAYAFSRYRFLGDKHLFFWLLTNRMAPPAVFLLPFFQLYSSIGLFDTHIAVALAHCLFNVPLAVWILEGFMSGVPKEIDETAYIDGYSFPKFFVKIFIPLIGSGIGVTAFFCFMFSWVELLLARTLTSVNAKPIAAVMTRTVSASGIDWGVLAAAGVLTILPGMLVIWFVRNHVAKGFALGRV; from the coding sequence ATGAGCAAGAAAAAGCTTATTCCGTTGCTGGTGTACATTCTGTTCCTGCTGGTGCCGATCTACTGGTTGCTGAACATGTCGTTCAAGAGCAACACCGAAATCCTCGGCGGCCTGACGCTTTTCCCACAGGATTTCACGCTGGCGAACTACAAGGTGATCTTCACCGATCCGAGCTGGTACACCGGCTATTTGAACTCGCTGTATTACGTCAGCCTCAACACCGTAATTTCTCTGAGTGTGGCGCTACCGGCGGCTTACGCGTTTTCACGCTATCGTTTCCTCGGCGACAAGCATCTGTTCTTCTGGCTGCTGACCAATCGCATGGCACCGCCGGCGGTGTTCTTGCTGCCGTTTTTCCAGTTGTATTCGTCGATCGGCCTGTTCGACACGCACATCGCCGTGGCCTTGGCGCATTGCTTGTTCAACGTGCCGCTGGCGGTGTGGATTCTTGAAGGCTTCATGTCCGGGGTGCCCAAGGAGATCGACGAAACGGCCTACATCGACGGCTACAGTTTCCCCAAGTTCTTCGTGAAGATTTTCATCCCGTTGATCGGTTCCGGCATCGGTGTCACGGCGTTTTTCTGCTTCATGTTTTCCTGGGTCGAGCTGCTGCTGGCGCGCACGCTGACCTCGGTCAACGCCAAGCCGATTGCCGCGGTGATGACGCGCACGGTGTCGGCGTCGGGGATCGATTGGGGCGTGCTGGCAGCGGCGGGGGTGTTGACCATCCTCCCGGGCATGCTGGTGATCTGGTTTGTGCGCAACCACGTGGCCAAGGGCTTTGCCCTCGGCCGAGTCTGA
- a CDS encoding carbohydrate ABC transporter permease yields MNKVQNNKAWWLVLPVFLLVAFSAVIPMMTVVNYSVQDIFDQSSRYFVGADWYKQVLLDPRLHDSLLRQFIYSACVLLIEIPLGIAVALTMPTKGRWSSVVLIILAIPLLIPWNVVGTIWQIFGRADIGLLGSSLNALGISYNYAANTMDAWVTVLVMDVWHWTSLVALLCFSGLRAIPDVYYQAARIDRASAWAVFRHIQLPKLKSVLLIAVMLRFMDSFMIYTEPFVLTGGGPGNATTFLSQTLTQMAVGQFDLGPAAAFSLVYFLIILLVSWLFYTAMTHSDANR; encoded by the coding sequence ATGAACAAGGTGCAGAACAATAAAGCCTGGTGGCTGGTGCTGCCGGTGTTCCTGCTGGTGGCGTTCAGTGCGGTGATCCCGATGATGACCGTGGTCAACTACTCCGTGCAGGACATCTTCGACCAGTCCAGCCGCTACTTCGTCGGCGCCGACTGGTACAAGCAAGTGCTGCTCGACCCGCGTTTGCATGATTCGCTGCTGCGCCAGTTCATCTATTCGGCCTGCGTACTGTTGATCGAGATCCCGCTGGGCATCGCCGTCGCGTTGACCATGCCAACCAAGGGCCGCTGGTCCTCGGTGGTGCTGATCATTCTGGCGATTCCGTTGCTGATTCCGTGGAACGTGGTCGGCACCATCTGGCAGATTTTCGGCCGCGCCGACATTGGCCTGCTCGGTTCCAGCCTCAATGCGCTGGGCATCAGCTACAACTACGCGGCCAACACCATGGACGCCTGGGTGACCGTGCTGGTGATGGACGTCTGGCACTGGACCTCACTGGTCGCGCTGTTGTGTTTCTCCGGGTTGCGGGCGATTCCCGACGTGTATTACCAGGCCGCTCGCATCGACCGCGCCTCGGCCTGGGCGGTGTTCCGCCACATTCAGTTGCCCAAGCTGAAAAGCGTGCTGCTGATCGCGGTGATGCTGCGCTTCATGGACAGTTTCATGATCTACACCGAGCCGTTCGTGCTCACCGGCGGCGGGCCGGGTAATGCCACGACTTTCTTGAGTCAGACCTTGACGCAGATGGCCGTAGGACAATTCGACCTCGGTCCGGCAGCGGCGTTTTCGCTGGTGTACTTCCTGATCATCCTGTTGGTGTCCTGGCTGTTCTACACCGCCATGACGCACTCCGACGCCAACCGCTGA
- a CDS encoding ABC transporter substrate-binding protein yields MFDKNNKLRHSISLAAMLALSGLSASAWADAYEDAAKKWIGSEFKPSTLTAEQQLEELKWFIKAAEPFRGMDIKVVSETLTTHEYESKVLAKAFSEITGIKLTHDLLQEGDVVEKMQTVMQSDKNIYDGWVNDSDLIGTHFRYGKTESITDLMANEGKNFTSPTLDIKDFIGISFTTAPDGKIYQLPDQQFANLYWFRADWFERADLKAKFKEKYGYELGVPVNWSAYEDIAKFFSEDVKEIDGKRVYGHMDYGKKDPSLGWRFTDAWFSMAGGGDKGIPNGLPVDEWGIRVEDCHPVGSSVTRGGDTNGPAAVFATTKYVDWLKKYAPPEAAGMTFSESGPVPSQGNIAQQIFWYTAFTADMTKPGLPVVNADGTPKWRMAPSPRGPYWEEGMKLGYQDVGSWTFMKSTPEKQKLAAWLYAQFVTSKTVSLKKTIVGLTPIRESDINSQAMTDLAPKLGGLVEFYRSPARVQWTPTGTNVPDYPRLAQLWWSHIAEAASGEKTPQQALDGLAKDQDAIMTRLERSKAQATCAPKMNPERDAQYWFDQPGAPKPKLANEKPKGETVSYSELLKSWADARK; encoded by the coding sequence ATGTTCGATAAAAACAATAAGCTGCGACATAGCATTTCATTGGCAGCCATGCTGGCACTCAGCGGTTTGAGCGCATCTGCCTGGGCAGACGCCTATGAGGATGCGGCGAAAAAATGGATCGGCAGCGAGTTCAAGCCCTCGACCCTGACGGCCGAACAGCAGCTCGAAGAATTGAAGTGGTTCATCAAGGCGGCCGAGCCGTTTCGCGGCATGGACATCAAGGTCGTTTCCGAGACCCTGACCACCCACGAATACGAGTCCAAGGTGCTGGCCAAGGCCTTCAGCGAAATCACCGGGATCAAGCTCACCCACGACCTGCTGCAGGAAGGCGACGTGGTCGAGAAAATGCAGACGGTGATGCAGTCGGACAAGAATATCTATGACGGCTGGGTCAACGACTCCGACCTGATCGGCACGCACTTTCGCTACGGCAAGACCGAATCGATCACCGACCTGATGGCCAACGAGGGCAAGAACTTCACCTCGCCGACCCTCGATATCAAGGACTTCATCGGCATCTCGTTCACCACCGCGCCGGACGGCAAGATCTACCAATTGCCCGACCAGCAATTCGCCAACCTGTACTGGTTCCGTGCCGACTGGTTCGAGCGCGCCGACCTGAAAGCCAAGTTCAAGGAAAAGTACGGCTACGAATTGGGTGTGCCGGTGAACTGGTCGGCCTATGAAGACATTGCCAAATTCTTCAGCGAAGACGTCAAGGAAATCGACGGCAAACGCGTCTACGGCCACATGGATTACGGCAAGAAAGATCCGTCGCTGGGCTGGCGCTTCACCGATGCCTGGTTCTCCATGGCCGGTGGCGGCGACAAGGGCATCCCCAATGGCTTGCCGGTGGACGAGTGGGGCATCCGCGTCGAAGACTGCCACCCGGTCGGCTCCAGCGTGACCCGTGGCGGCGACACCAACGGCCCGGCGGCAGTGTTCGCCACCACCAAATACGTCGACTGGCTGAAGAAATACGCGCCACCGGAAGCGGCCGGCATGACTTTCTCCGAGTCCGGTCCGGTGCCGTCGCAGGGCAACATCGCCCAGCAGATTTTCTGGTACACCGCGTTCACCGCCGACATGACCAAACCGGGCCTGCCGGTGGTCAACGCCGACGGCACGCCGAAATGGCGGATGGCGCCATCGCCACGCGGGCCGTATTGGGAGGAGGGCATGAAGCTCGGCTATCAGGACGTGGGCTCGTGGACATTCATGAAGTCCACGCCTGAGAAACAGAAACTGGCGGCCTGGCTGTACGCGCAGTTCGTCACCTCGAAAACCGTGTCGCTGAAGAAAACCATCGTCGGCCTGACGCCGATTCGCGAGTCGGACATCAATTCGCAAGCGATGACCGATCTGGCGCCGAAACTCGGTGGTCTGGTCGAGTTCTACCGCAGCCCGGCCCGCGTCCAATGGACCCCGACCGGCACCAACGTGCCGGACTATCCGCGTCTGGCGCAACTGTGGTGGAGCCACATCGCCGAAGCCGCCAGCGGCGAGAAGACCCCGCAACAGGCGCTTGATGGTTTGGCCAAGGATCAGGACGCGATCATGACCCGTCTCGAACGCTCCAAGGCCCAGGCCACTTGCGCGCCGAAGATGAACCCGGAGCGCGACGCGCAATACTGGTTCGACCAGCCGGGCGCACCGAAACCGAAACTGGCGAACGAGAAGCCGAAGGGTGAAACCGTGAGCTATAGCGAACTGCTGAAATCGTGGGCGGATGCGCGTAAGTGA
- the cysS gene encoding cysteine--tRNA ligase has protein sequence MLTIYNTLTKSKEVFKPLDGNKVRMYVCGMTVYDYCHLGHGRSMVAFDLVTRWLRFSGYDLTYVRNITDIDDKIINRARENGESFEPLTERMIAAMHEDEARLNIQKPDMEPRATDHIAGMHAMIQTLIDKGYAYAPGNGDVYYRVAKFMGYGKLSRKKIEDLRIGARIEVDESKQDPLDFVLWKAAKPGEPSWESPWGAGRPGWHIECSVMSTCCLGETFDIHGGGSDLEFPHHENEIAQSEAATGKTYANAWMHCGMIRINGEKMSKSLNNFFTIRDVLDKYHPEVVRYLLVSSHYRSAINYSEDNLKDAKGALERFYHALKGLPSVAPAGGEAFVERFTTVMNDDFGTPEACAVLFEMVREINRLRESDLDAAAGLAARLKELASVLGVLQLEADDFLQAGAEGRVDAAEVDALIAARLAARAGKDWAESDRIRDQLTAMGVVLEDGKGGTTWRLAD, from the coding sequence GTGCTAACGATCTACAACACGCTCACCAAGAGCAAAGAAGTCTTCAAGCCGCTGGATGGCAACAAGGTGCGCATGTACGTCTGCGGGATGACCGTGTACGACTACTGCCACCTCGGCCACGGCCGCAGCATGGTCGCGTTCGACCTGGTGACGCGCTGGTTGCGCTTCAGCGGTTATGACCTGACCTATGTGCGCAACATCACCGACATCGACGACAAGATCATCAATCGCGCCCGCGAGAACGGTGAATCGTTCGAACCGCTGACCGAGCGCATGATCGCCGCGATGCACGAAGACGAAGCGCGCCTGAATATCCAGAAGCCGGACATGGAACCGCGCGCCACCGATCACATCGCCGGCATGCACGCGATGATCCAGACCCTGATCGACAAGGGCTACGCTTACGCCCCGGGCAACGGCGACGTGTACTACCGCGTCGCCAAATTCATGGGCTACGGCAAGCTGTCGCGCAAGAAGATCGAAGACCTGCGCATCGGCGCACGCATCGAAGTCGACGAGTCGAAGCAAGACCCGCTCGATTTCGTCCTGTGGAAAGCTGCCAAGCCGGGCGAGCCGAGCTGGGAATCGCCATGGGGCGCCGGGCGTCCGGGCTGGCACATCGAGTGCTCGGTGATGTCGACCTGCTGCCTCGGTGAGACTTTCGACATTCATGGCGGCGGCAGCGATCTGGAGTTCCCGCACCACGAAAACGAAATCGCCCAGAGCGAAGCGGCCACCGGTAAGACCTACGCCAACGCGTGGATGCATTGCGGGATGATTCGCATCAATGGCGAGAAGATGTCCAAGTCCCTGAACAACTTCTTCACCATCCGCGACGTGCTCGACAAATACCACCCGGAAGTCGTGCGTTACCTGCTGGTGTCGAGCCACTACCGCAGCGCGATCAACTATTCGGAAGACAACCTCAAGGACGCCAAGGGCGCACTCGAGCGTTTCTACCACGCATTGAAAGGTCTGCCGTCCGTGGCGCCGGCCGGTGGCGAAGCGTTCGTCGAGCGTTTCACCACGGTGATGAACGACGACTTCGGCACCCCCGAGGCCTGCGCCGTGCTGTTCGAAATGGTGCGCGAGATCAACCGTTTGCGTGAGAGCGATCTCGATGCGGCGGCGGGTCTGGCGGCACGTCTGAAAGAGCTGGCCAGCGTTTTGGGCGTGTTGCAGCTTGAGGCCGATGACTTCCTGCAGGCGGGCGCTGAAGGGCGTGTCGATGCGGCTGAAGTGGACGCACTGATTGCCGCGCGTCTGGCGGCACGTGCGGGGAAGGATTGGGCTGAGTCCGATCGTATCCGTGATCAGCTCACGGCGATGGGTGTGGTGCTGGAAGACGGCAAGGGCGGGACGACCTGGCGTCTGGCTGACTGA
- a CDS encoding ABC transporter ATP-binding protein codes for MAEIRLQHLAHSYSKTPSGAEDYAIREMDHVWEQGGAYALLGPSGCGKSTLLNIISGLLSPSQGHVLFDGKAVNDLTPEKRNIAQVFQFPVVYDTMTVFDNLAFPLRNQGMAEAKVHSKVQEIAEVLDLQNLLSKKARNLTADEKQKVSMGRGLVRDDVSAILFDEPLTVIDPHLKWKLRRKLKQIHEQFNITMVYVTHDQLEASTFADKIAVMYGGQIVQFGTPRELFERPSHTFVGYFIGSPGMNLIEVQPQPGGVGFASTHLPLSDALQRHIEHGQWKNLKVGIRPEFIHVWDEPFDDAMQAKVVHVEDLGTYKIMTLNLDGAPLKVRLAEDKPVPQGTAYISFPAQWLMVYADEFLLEADEEVQP; via the coding sequence ATGGCCGAAATCCGTTTGCAGCACCTCGCCCACAGCTACAGCAAAACCCCGAGCGGCGCGGAGGATTATGCGATCCGCGAGATGGATCACGTCTGGGAGCAGGGCGGCGCCTACGCCTTGCTCGGCCCGTCCGGTTGCGGCAAGTCGACCTTGCTCAACATCATTTCCGGCCTGCTCAGCCCGTCACAGGGCCATGTGTTGTTTGACGGCAAAGCGGTCAACGACCTGACCCCGGAGAAGCGCAACATTGCTCAGGTTTTCCAGTTTCCGGTGGTCTACGACACCATGACCGTGTTCGATAACCTTGCTTTCCCCCTGCGAAATCAGGGCATGGCCGAGGCGAAAGTGCACAGCAAGGTGCAGGAAATTGCCGAGGTGCTCGACCTGCAGAATCTGCTGAGCAAGAAAGCGCGCAACCTCACTGCCGACGAAAAGCAGAAAGTCTCCATGGGCCGTGGGCTGGTGCGCGACGACGTTTCGGCAATCCTCTTCGACGAGCCGCTGACGGTGATCGACCCGCACCTGAAGTGGAAACTGCGGCGCAAGCTCAAGCAGATCCACGAGCAGTTCAACATCACCATGGTCTACGTCACCCACGATCAACTGGAAGCCTCGACGTTCGCCGACAAGATCGCGGTGATGTACGGCGGCCAGATCGTCCAGTTCGGTACGCCACGGGAATTGTTCGAGCGGCCGAGCCACACCTTTGTCGGCTATTTCATCGGCAGCCCGGGGATGAATCTGATCGAGGTGCAGCCGCAGCCCGGCGGCGTCGGTTTCGCCTCGACGCACCTGCCATTGTCCGACGCCTTGCAGCGCCATATCGAGCACGGCCAGTGGAAAAATCTCAAGGTCGGCATCCGGCCCGAGTTCATTCATGTGTGGGATGAGCCGTTTGACGACGCAATGCAGGCAAAAGTCGTACACGTCGAAGACCTCGGCACCTACAAGATCATGACCCTCAACCTCGACGGCGCCCCGCTGAAAGTGCGTTTGGCCGAAGACAAACCGGTGCCGCAGGGCACGGCGTACATCAGTTTTCCCGCGCAGTGGTTGATGGTCTATGCCGATGAGTTTCTGCTAGAAGCCGACGAAGAGGTGCAGCCATGA
- a CDS encoding sigma-54-dependent Fis family transcriptional regulator → MAAPASPLSHDAIVQTSWQRCRAFGLDHQSTPAFDQLPAAGIARLLDSHHSLVQTTHQEVLPYYENILSNSNCLIMLADNQGQVLTSWGTQRFIEPTLARGFQAGASWMERSSGTNAIGTALACEQAVHIEHDEHFLKANRFMTGSAAPIFDAERKVIAVLDVSSDSYLPPSHTLGIVKMMSQTVENRLILNLFHGQHFQLTFNTGLNNLDSQWAGLLIFDESGQVLSANRRADNLLGVRLSRVSVESLFKVSLLELINQPEGMPFALQTSGRNRFQCLLKRPKQAPVQARVFVAEDQPAPASVISLNTLHFGDSRVEKAVRQAERLLEKDIPLLIHGETGVGKEVFVKALHQASSRSRQAFIAVNCAAIPAELVESELFGYEKGAFTGANQKGSIGLIRKADKGTLFLDEIGDMPLPTQARLLRVLQERCVQPVGSSELFAVDLRIISATNRSLREQVQLGRFREDLYYRIGGLTLELPPLRERSDKQALFKRLWEQHREPTQWAGLSPEVLELFEKHPWPGNLRQVSSVMQVALAMAEEQPVRPEHLPDDFFVDLEMEPVETAPPLGLDLNDVEALNRELKAAGGNISHLARRLGVSRNTLYKRLRQIGN, encoded by the coding sequence ATGGCCGCACCTGCTTCGCCGCTGTCCCACGACGCGATCGTCCAGACCTCCTGGCAACGTTGCCGCGCGTTCGGCCTCGACCACCAGAGCACCCCCGCCTTCGATCAATTGCCTGCCGCCGGCATTGCGCGGTTGCTCGACAGTCATCATTCGCTGGTGCAGACCACGCACCAGGAAGTCCTGCCCTACTACGAAAACATCCTCAGCAATTCCAACTGCCTGATCATGCTCGCCGACAATCAGGGCCAGGTGCTGACCTCGTGGGGCACGCAGCGCTTTATCGAACCGACTCTCGCCCGGGGTTTTCAGGCCGGGGCGAGCTGGATGGAGCGCAGCAGCGGCACCAATGCAATCGGCACCGCGCTGGCCTGTGAGCAGGCGGTGCACATCGAACACGATGAACACTTCCTCAAGGCCAACCGTTTCATGACCGGCTCCGCTGCGCCGATTTTCGACGCCGAGCGCAAGGTCATCGCCGTGCTCGACGTGTCCAGCGACAGCTACCTGCCGCCCTCGCACACCCTGGGCATTGTCAAGATGATGAGCCAGACGGTGGAAAACCGGCTGATCCTCAACCTGTTCCATGGCCAGCACTTTCAGCTCACCTTCAACACCGGCTTGAACAACCTCGACAGCCAATGGGCCGGGTTGCTGATTTTCGATGAGAGCGGCCAGGTGCTCTCGGCCAATCGCCGCGCCGACAATCTGCTTGGTGTGCGTCTGTCACGGGTCAGCGTCGAGAGCCTGTTCAAGGTGTCGCTGCTGGAGTTGATCAATCAGCCCGAGGGGATGCCGTTTGCTTTGCAGACTTCCGGGCGCAACCGTTTTCAATGTTTGTTGAAACGGCCGAAACAGGCGCCGGTGCAAGCGCGGGTGTTTGTCGCCGAGGACCAGCCGGCGCCAGCCAGTGTAATCAGCCTCAATACTCTGCATTTCGGCGACAGCCGCGTGGAAAAAGCCGTGCGTCAGGCCGAGCGTCTGCTGGAAAAAGACATTCCGCTGCTGATCCACGGTGAAACCGGCGTCGGCAAGGAAGTCTTTGTCAAAGCCCTGCACCAGGCCAGCTCGCGGAGTAGACAGGCGTTCATCGCGGTGAACTGCGCAGCCATCCCCGCCGAACTGGTGGAGTCGGAATTGTTCGGCTACGAGAAAGGCGCTTTCACCGGCGCCAACCAGAAAGGCAGCATCGGCCTGATCCGCAAAGCGGACAAAGGCACGCTGTTTCTCGACGAGATCGGCGATATGCCGTTGCCGACCCAGGCGCGCTTGTTGCGGGTGTTGCAGGAACGTTGCGTGCAACCGGTGGGCAGCAGCGAGTTGTTCGCGGTTGATCTGCGAATTATCTCTGCGACCAACCGATCGTTGCGCGAGCAGGTGCAACTGGGCCGTTTCCGCGAGGATTTGTACTACCGCATCGGTGGTCTGACCCTGGAGCTGCCGCCGTTACGCGAGCGCAGTGACAAGCAGGCGCTGTTCAAACGGCTATGGGAGCAGCATCGCGAGCCGACGCAATGGGCGGGGTTGAGCCCGGAGGTGTTGGAGCTGTTCGAGAAGCATCCGTGGCCGGGGAATCTGCGTCAGGTCAGCAGCGTGATGCAGGTGGCGCTGGCCATGGCCGAGGAACAACCGGTGCGGCCGGAGCATTTGCCGGATGATTTTTTTGTCGATCTGGAGATGGAGCCGGTGGAGACGGCGCCGCCGCTGGGGCTGGATTTGAATGATGTCGAGGCGTTGAATCGCGAGTTGAAAGCGGCCGGGGGGAATATTTCGCACCTGGCGCGGCGGTTAGGGGTGAGTCGGAATACGCTTTACAAGCGGTTGCGGCAGATTGGCAACTGA
- a CDS encoding ABC transporter ATP-binding protein, producing the protein MSLTLEHVSRTVEGQIWIDDACLKFEPGSFNVLLGRTLSGKTSLMRLMAGLDKPDSGRVLMNGVDVTQRPVRLRNVSMVYQQFINYPTMTVFENIASPLRQAGISKEIIHSKVQETARMLRIEKFLQRYPLELSGGQQQRTAMARALVKDAELILFDEPLVNLDYKLREELRQEMRELFKARHTIAIYATTEPNEALALGGTTTILHEGRVIQSGPSTEVYHQPQSVLAAELFSEPPINLMPGRIAGNEVSFANFVHFPLNVDLRPVGEGEFRFGVRPSHISLVPSNDDDLELAVTVEVAEISGSETFLHVRNEHFLLVLHLPGVHEYDVDAPIRIYIPTHKLFVFDAQGRLVQAPGRRVARVA; encoded by the coding sequence ATGTCACTCACCCTGGAGCACGTCAGCCGCACCGTCGAGGGCCAGATCTGGATCGACGATGCGTGCCTGAAATTCGAACCCGGATCCTTCAACGTTCTGCTCGGGCGCACCCTGTCCGGCAAGACCAGTCTCATGCGCCTGATGGCCGGCCTCGACAAGCCCGACAGCGGCCGCGTGTTGATGAACGGCGTCGACGTCACCCAGCGTCCGGTGCGTTTGCGCAACGTGTCGATGGTCTATCAGCAGTTCATCAATTACCCGACCATGACGGTGTTCGAGAACATCGCCTCGCCACTGCGTCAGGCCGGCATTTCCAAAGAAATCATCCACAGCAAGGTGCAGGAAACCGCACGCATGCTGCGCATCGAGAAGTTCCTGCAGCGCTACCCGCTGGAACTCTCCGGCGGACAGCAACAGCGCACGGCCATGGCCCGCGCACTGGTCAAGGATGCCGAACTGATCCTCTTCGACGAGCCGCTGGTCAACCTCGACTACAAGCTGCGCGAAGAGCTGCGTCAGGAAATGCGCGAGCTGTTCAAGGCCCGCCACACCATCGCCATCTACGCCACTACTGAGCCCAACGAAGCACTGGCCCTCGGCGGCACCACCACCATCCTGCACGAAGGCCGGGTGATCCAGAGCGGGCCGTCGACCGAGGTCTATCACCAGCCGCAATCGGTACTCGCCGCTGAATTGTTCTCCGAGCCGCCGATCAACCTGATGCCGGGGCGCATTGCCGGCAACGAAGTCAGTTTTGCCAACTTCGTCCATTTTCCGTTGAACGTCGATCTGCGGCCGGTGGGCGAGGGCGAATTCCGTTTTGGCGTGCGCCCCAGCCATATCTCGCTGGTGCCGAGCAACGATGACGATCTCGAGTTGGCAGTGACTGTCGAGGTCGCCGAGATCAGCGGTTCGGAAACCTTCCTGCACGTGCGCAACGAGCATTTCCTGCTGGTGCTGCACTTGCCGGGCGTTCATGAATACGACGTCGATGCGCCGATCCGCATCTATATCCCGACCCACAAACTGTTCGTTTTCGATGCGCAGGGCCGTCTGGTGCAAGCACCGGGCCGGCGTGTCGCGAGGGTTGCCTGA
- a CDS encoding DUF2160 domain-containing protein: MEWMSWTTPTAAFFIGIGLILVGMTTWELRSPSILRRGFLPIATTRGDRLFIGLLGSAYLHLLVIGVTDWSIWVASALSLVWLLAVMRWG; the protein is encoded by the coding sequence ATGGAATGGATGAGCTGGACGACACCGACCGCCGCGTTCTTCATCGGCATCGGTCTGATTCTGGTGGGCATGACCACCTGGGAATTGCGCTCGCCGAGCATTCTGCGGCGCGGGTTTCTGCCGATTGCCACCACCCGTGGCGATCGCTTGTTTATCGGTCTTCTCGGCAGCGCCTACCTGCACTTGCTGGTAATCGGCGTCACCGACTGGAGCATCTGGGTGGCGTCCGCGTTGTCCCTGGTGTGGCTGTTGGCTGTGATGCGTTGGGGCTAG